A window of Mustela lutreola isolate mMusLut2 chromosome X, mMusLut2.pri, whole genome shotgun sequence genomic DNA:
cagatgaaaagaattcttagagaaaagccgacgaggacaacaggcatcacagcagactgttttcattaatttgggacttaccagaacttctcgtaactgtcccaaaggcacagaaagttgattgagggctttgtccatgccaacctaaaggcaaaaccaggttggcacaaacacatcacGATAAGGAGTAATAGTGACGTATCTATTTAACAATCAAAGCAGTACCagatttaaattatgttttttggcacaaccgtattttgctaaataactagctaaacaacagaagtgttatttggccattaatgttgttcatagtatatgaaaaaaatctgttgaaatacatgaaactataaaaataagggaagtcatgagaaatgaaagtttccttaagaacaatttgcctttagatgacattttaaatgaatgtgaaaaattttcagaGAAGGTGAACACTTCTCTGTCTGTAACTGatgatactcagccagctgaGTATCGGGCTGAGAGACGGGCTACgtctctcttaaacattattataagccttgagaaaaatagaaattaaacagaagtaaaattttctaggtttttaatcctattgggatatttatcttagtggtatatttcccaaaagcaaatgtgcaccattaattttaatgcttcttgaaattcccacggagctgcaactttctgtgcttctctgcacaaacagatttaaaacaaaatgaagcatcaacaaggagacttttctgccaagtaacaaaattcaacatttctaaaaggcttttacaaacaattgataagctcactgcaaatcattcttatattgttataaaaccaaacttttaaaatatcaatattggccaatgttccctcaacctagctctggctaacatatacctgggagtaaattaaacattgtaagagtggtggacatttgctcctaaaaattagtctaaatcaaggaagacttcagggtaatcacttagcaactaataaaacaaccccttgggtattatcatcctttacttttcactgttgactaatgaatttgaaacataatctAACTAGAGCaaccataaatgaataaaaactaaaacaaacaaaaaaatgtattcccaaaagtttagttcttttattaatgaaattggtaatttcttcaagtttctggtggggttggtggggtaatcaactgaaaggtttctaaaaactctgcccttttaataaatatgaaggagagagaaagtgtgtgtgtgtgtgtgtgtgtgtgtgtgtgtttgtaggacttgtgaatttcaggtttaccaagtttgtggaaaggttgacaaaatctgcataatccttATTGATGAGCTCGACCATGgctattttaagatgtttatagtagagttccagatctcctcttagttcctccagctggacaTGCTTCCTATAGTCAGACACAAAGTGATCGACGtcaaaatcttcctgaaaatcaaaccagaaagaaaaaaatgattgcaatgataccacattttacatagaaaaataagatcagagaaagaataagaggccgTATTACTGcatgggaacacacacagggacatcagggggtctgctcacttcctaagattatgggaaagggggcccctcaccaagaccattctctcctgttgcctaactctacaggtattttatttcttttaattatacatttcaaagaggctcttcttaaaatagaaacagctttttcttcttaattttaaaagtaacaaatgttcactgtcaaactttcaaccaaccaagaaatacttatgtaagagagaaaaaaaaaatcacccactctctaatgctctgcagttaagcactgttaatgtttatttttcttcactatttaacacagcgattcacattcttccagactttgttttggtctttctctttacttttttttttaagattttatttatttgagagagagagactgagagaacaagtgggagaaggggcagagggagaagccggctctctgctgagctgggagcctgatgccagggttcattccaagaccctgaaatcaagacctcaaccgaaggcagacgcttaactgactgagccacccaggtgccctagtctttctctttaaaatataaattacttttggggtgcctggctggttcagtgggttaaggcctctgtctttagctcaggtcgtgatcccagggttatgggttcaaaccccgcattgggctttctgctcagcagagagcctgcttccctgtctctctctctgcctgcctctctgcctacttgtgatctctgtcaaataagtaaataatttttaaaaaaataaatatcaattactttttaaagaaactgacatataatggacacatgttagtttcaggcgtacaacataaaaattccatatttttatctgttgtgaaatgatcaccctaagactagttaacatccatcaccaaacatacacatttttttcttgtgctaagaactcttaagctttagcaactttaaatatataataatatagggcacctgggtatctcagtgagttaatgcctctgccttcggctcaggtcatgattccagggtcctgggatcgagccccacatcaggttctctcctcagcagggagcctgtttcctcctctctctctgcctgcctctcttcctacttgtgatctctgtcaaataaataaataaaatcttaaaatatacatatatatatatatatatatatatatatatatatatataatatactatgcagccatcaaaagaaatgaaatcttgccatgtgcagtgatgtggatggaactagagagtatgctgagtgaaa
This region includes:
- the LOC131821696 gene encoding conserved oligomeric Golgi complex subunit 2-like isoform X1; this encodes MERSRMNLPKGPDTLCFDKDEFMKEDFDVDHFVSDYRKHVQLEELRGDLELYYKHLKIAMVELINKDYADFVNLSTNLVGMDKALNQLSVPLGQLREVLVSPKLMKTVCCDACCPRRLFSKNSFHLLVWWYWWLYFNGS
- the LOC131821696 gene encoding conserved oligomeric Golgi complex subunit 2-like isoform X2, with product MERSRMNLPKGPDTLCFDKDEFMKEDFDVDHFVSDYRKHVQLEELRGDLELYYKHLKIAMVELINKDYADFVNLSTNLVGMDKALNQLSVPLGQLREVLSLRSSVS